The Arachis hypogaea cultivar Tifrunner chromosome 14, arahy.Tifrunner.gnm2.J5K5, whole genome shotgun sequence genome has a segment encoding these proteins:
- the LOC112798145 gene encoding zinc finger protein ZAT7-like, with translation MMKREREVIESMTMANCLMLLSRGSDQFRATYSSSFSSNYNNNDDNNSNRVFECKTCNRQFPSFQALGGHRASHKKPRLNDDHGGNNKMEDQHQLEPQKPKTHECSICGLEFAIGQALGGHMRRHRATSNLNHHNGRLLLHNNNNNNNNNSSTMSSSSGGSTSLESKNNSKRVLVLDLNLTPFENDLEILKIGNCLY, from the coding sequence atgatgaagagagaaagagaagtgatTGAAAGCATGACCATGGCAAATTGCTTGATGCTACTATCTAGAGGAAGTGATCAATTTAGGGCAACATATTCTTcaagtttttcttctaattataACAACAACGACGACAACAACAGCAACAGAGTGTTCGAGTGCAAAACATGTAACAGACAATTCCCTTCATTTCAAGCACTTGGAGGGCATAGAGCTAGTCACAAGAAGCCAAGGTTGAATGATGATCATGGTGGCAATAACAAAATGGAAGATCAACATCAATTGGAACCTCAAAAGCCTAAGACTCATGAATGTTCCATTTGTGGGTTGGAATTTGCAATTGGTCAAGCATTAGGTGGACATATGAGGAGGCATAGAGCTACTTCAAATTTGAATCATCATAATGGAAGATTATTATtgcataataataacaataataataataataattcttctACTATGAGTAGTAGTAGTGGTGGTAGCACTAGCCTTGAGTCAAAGAATAATAGTAAGAGAGTTTTGGTTTTGGATTTGAATTTGACACCCTTTGAGAATGATTTGGAGATTTTGAAGATTGGAAATTGTTTGTATTGA